The Vibrio astriarenae genome contains a region encoding:
- the ppc gene encoding phosphoenolpyruvate carboxylase codes for MNEKYAALTSNVSMLGRLLGNTIRDAHGDVILEKVETIRKLSKSARAGNKADREKLIDEIKSLPNDQLTPVARAFNQFLNLTNMAEQYHTISRHCDAHVCEPDTINTLFSKLAQQDISKLDTAQAIRDLNIELVLTAHPTEITRRTMINKLVKINECLSDLELNDLSIRERQKTERRLEQLIAQSWHSDVIRKQRPTPLDEAKWGYAVVENSLWQAVPEFLREFDGRLKDYLGEGLPLDASPVHFSSWMGGDRDGNPFVTHTITREVMLLSRWKAADLYLADINELITELSMTKCNDEVRSLAGEESHEPYRCILKGLRSLLEETKEILDAKINGQKLAVKAPLQNADQLWKPLLACYQSLRECGMSIIAEGSLLDTLRRVKAFGVHLVRLDIRQESTRHSDVLSELTRYLGLGDYDQWSEQDKVAFLTSELNSKRPLFPRDWQPSEPVQEVIDTCKILAAQPREAFGAYVISMARTASDVLAVHLILQESGCPYRMDVCPLFETLEDLNNAEAVIKQLMGIDLYRGFIQNHQMVMIGYSDSAKDAGAMAAGWAQYRAMEALVKVGEEEGIDLTLFHGRGGTIGRGGAPAHAALLSQPPKSLKGGLRVTEQGEMIRFKLGLPEVAVNSFNMYASAILEANLLPPPEPKQDWRELMDVLSEVSCESYRNVVRGEADFVPYFRQATPELELGKLPLGSRPAKRNPNGGVESLRAIPWIFSWSQNRLVLPAWLGAGESIQYSIDKGHLGLLEEMCREWPFFSTRLGMLEMVYSKCNIEISRYYDERLVEPELMRLGDRLREQLQTDIKAVLNVENNENLMQSDPWGQESIRLRNIYVEPLNMLQAELLYRTRQTEEADPELEEALMVTIAGIAAGMRNTG; via the coding sequence ATGAACGAGAAGTACGCTGCACTCACAAGCAATGTAAGCATGTTGGGTCGATTACTTGGTAACACTATTCGAGACGCACACGGTGATGTGATTCTTGAGAAGGTTGAAACCATTCGTAAACTTTCCAAATCTGCTCGTGCTGGCAATAAGGCAGACCGTGAAAAACTGATCGATGAGATCAAGAGTCTACCTAATGATCAGCTCACGCCTGTGGCCCGCGCCTTCAATCAGTTCTTGAATCTGACCAATATGGCAGAGCAATACCACACCATTTCGCGCCACTGTGATGCGCACGTGTGTGAGCCAGACACCATCAACACCCTTTTCTCAAAGCTTGCTCAGCAAGACATCAGCAAGCTAGACACAGCACAAGCAATCCGCGACCTCAACATCGAGCTGGTGCTCACCGCGCACCCAACAGAGATCACTCGTCGTACGATGATTAACAAGTTGGTTAAAATCAATGAGTGTCTCTCTGATCTTGAGCTTAACGATCTTTCCATTCGCGAGCGCCAAAAAACCGAGCGCCGCCTAGAGCAACTGATTGCTCAAAGCTGGCACTCAGATGTCATTCGCAAGCAGCGTCCAACACCACTTGACGAAGCGAAGTGGGGCTACGCCGTCGTTGAGAACTCGCTTTGGCAAGCGGTACCAGAATTTCTCCGTGAATTTGATGGTCGCCTAAAAGACTATCTTGGTGAAGGGCTTCCGCTCGATGCAAGTCCTGTACACTTCTCATCATGGATGGGCGGTGACCGTGACGGTAACCCGTTCGTCACTCACACCATTACTCGTGAAGTGATGCTGCTGTCTCGCTGGAAAGCGGCAGACCTATATCTTGCTGATATCAATGAGCTCATTACCGAGCTTTCAATGACCAAGTGTAATGACGAAGTTCGATCTTTAGCAGGCGAAGAGTCTCACGAACCGTACCGTTGCATCTTAAAAGGCTTGCGTTCACTGCTTGAAGAAACCAAAGAGATTTTGGATGCTAAGATCAACGGTCAGAAATTGGCGGTCAAAGCACCACTGCAAAATGCCGACCAACTTTGGAAACCGCTACTCGCGTGTTACCAATCGCTCCGTGAATGCGGTATGAGCATTATTGCGGAAGGTTCTCTGCTTGATACACTGCGCCGCGTGAAAGCCTTTGGCGTGCACCTCGTTCGTTTAGACATCCGTCAAGAGAGTACGCGTCATTCAGATGTGCTTTCGGAGCTAACTCGTTACCTTGGCCTTGGTGACTACGATCAATGGAGTGAGCAAGATAAAGTTGCGTTCTTAACTTCCGAGCTCAACTCAAAGCGTCCACTATTCCCTCGCGATTGGCAGCCTTCTGAGCCAGTACAGGAGGTGATTGATACCTGTAAGATTCTCGCCGCTCAACCACGTGAAGCCTTTGGTGCCTATGTTATCTCAATGGCGCGTACCGCTTCAGATGTCCTTGCTGTTCACCTCATTCTTCAAGAGTCTGGCTGTCCTTACCGCATGGATGTCTGCCCACTGTTTGAAACATTAGAAGACTTGAACAATGCGGAAGCAGTGATCAAGCAACTGATGGGTATCGACCTATACCGTGGCTTCATTCAGAACCACCAGATGGTGATGATCGGTTACTCAGACTCGGCAAAAGATGCTGGCGCAATGGCTGCTGGCTGGGCTCAATATCGTGCGATGGAAGCGCTGGTTAAAGTCGGTGAAGAAGAGGGTATCGATCTGACTCTATTCCACGGCCGTGGCGGTACCATTGGTCGTGGCGGTGCGCCGGCACACGCTGCACTTCTTTCTCAACCACCAAAGAGCTTGAAAGGCGGTCTTCGTGTAACAGAACAAGGCGAGATGATTCGCTTCAAGCTGGGCCTACCTGAAGTGGCTGTTAACAGCTTTAACATGTATGCCAGTGCGATTCTAGAAGCGAACCTACTTCCACCACCTGAGCCAAAACAAGACTGGCGCGAGCTGATGGATGTATTGTCGGAAGTATCATGCGAGTCGTACCGCAATGTAGTACGTGGTGAAGCCGACTTCGTGCCTTACTTCCGTCAAGCAACACCTGAGCTTGAGCTTGGTAAACTCCCACTCGGTTCTCGCCCTGCAAAACGTAACCCGAACGGCGGTGTTGAAAGCTTACGTGCAATTCCATGGATCTTCTCATGGAGTCAAAACCGTCTTGTTCTACCCGCTTGGTTAGGTGCAGGTGAGTCAATCCAGTACTCAATCGATAAAGGTCACTTAGGCCTGCTCGAAGAGATGTGTCGTGAGTGGCCGTTCTTCTCGACTCGCTTAGGCATGCTGGAGATGGTTTATTCGAAGTGTAATATTGAGATCTCTCGTTACTACGATGAGCGCTTGGTAGAGCCTGAACTCATGCGCCTTGGTGATCGTCTCCGTGAACAGCTTCAAACCGATATTAAGGCGGTACTGAACGTTGAGAACAACGAAAACCTCATGCAAAGTGACCCATGGGGCCAAGAATCGATTCGTTTACGCAACATCTACGTCGAGCCTTTGAACATGCTGCAAGCAGAACTGCTATACCGTACTCGTCAAACCGAGGAGGCGGATCCAGAGCTTGAAGAAGCCTTAATGGTGACCATTGCGGGTATCGCTGCAGGCATGCGTAATACTGGATAA
- the argE gene encoding acetylornithine deacetylase, translating into MQLPRFIDVYEGLISTPSISSTDPSWDQGNAKVIEKMATWFQDLGFEVETEQVEPGKFNLTAKMGSGEGGLLLAGHSDTVPFDEGRWSFNPHALTEKDGKFYGLGTADMKGFFAFIIEAVKKTDWSKQQKPLYVLATCDEETTMLGARHFTENAPFKPDYCIIGEPTSLKPIRGHKGHVANAIRVTGKSGHSSDPALGVNAIEIMHEVLFAMMQLRDKLIKEFHHPGFAIPSPTLNLGHIHGGDSANRICGCCELHYDVRPLPGISLDGLDNMLRDALKEVEAKWPGRISITALHEPIPGYECQHDHPFIGSIERITQCSSETVNYCTEAPFLQQLCPTLVMGPGSIDQAHQPDEFLSLDFIDPTINVLSKAIREYCF; encoded by the coding sequence ATGCAATTACCTAGATTTATCGATGTTTATGAAGGTTTGATTTCGACACCTTCAATCAGCTCAACCGACCCGAGTTGGGATCAGGGCAACGCAAAAGTTATTGAAAAGATGGCAACCTGGTTTCAAGACCTAGGCTTCGAGGTTGAAACTGAGCAAGTGGAACCAGGCAAGTTTAATCTGACCGCGAAAATGGGCAGTGGAGAGGGCGGCCTTTTACTTGCGGGGCACAGCGACACTGTGCCATTTGATGAAGGGCGCTGGAGCTTCAACCCACATGCACTCACTGAAAAAGACGGCAAATTTTATGGCTTAGGCACCGCAGATATGAAAGGCTTTTTTGCCTTCATTATTGAAGCCGTAAAAAAGACAGATTGGAGTAAGCAGCAGAAGCCACTCTACGTCTTAGCCACTTGTGATGAAGAAACCACCATGCTTGGTGCTCGTCATTTCACAGAAAATGCCCCCTTTAAACCCGACTACTGCATCATAGGTGAACCAACAAGCCTAAAACCCATTCGTGGTCACAAAGGGCACGTAGCCAACGCCATTCGTGTTACAGGTAAGTCTGGGCATTCATCCGACCCAGCGCTTGGCGTTAACGCGATAGAGATAATGCATGAAGTGCTTTTCGCCATGATGCAGCTGCGCGATAAATTGATTAAAGAATTCCACCATCCGGGATTCGCCATTCCAAGCCCGACCCTAAACCTTGGCCATATCCATGGGGGCGATAGCGCCAACCGAATTTGTGGCTGTTGCGAGCTCCATTATGATGTGCGCCCCCTACCGGGTATCAGCCTTGATGGTTTGGACAACATGCTGCGTGACGCCCTCAAAGAGGTTGAAGCCAAATGGCCGGGACGCATTTCCATTACTGCCCTGCATGAGCCTATTCCTGGTTATGAGTGTCAACACGACCATCCGTTTATCGGCAGTATTGAGCGCATTACGCAGTGCAGCTCTGAAACCGTGAACTACTGTACGGAAGCGCCATTCCTGCAACAGCTTTGCCCAACATTGGTTATGGGTCCTGGCTCCATTGACCAGGCACACCAACCCGATGAGTTTTTGTCACTCGATTTTATCGACCCGACAATCAATGTGCTGAGTAAAGCCATTCGCGAATATTGCTTTTAA
- the argC gene encoding N-acetyl-gamma-glutamyl-phosphate reductase has translation MSKLLKTAIVGASGYTGAELALMVQKHPNLTLSGLYVSANSLDANKPIAQLHGKLAGIIDAPVLPLKDVDAVAQSCDVVFLATAHEVSHDLAPVFLEHGCQVFDLSGAYRVRSQAFYSEFYGFEHQFDQHLESAAYGLAEWNEEAIKQSQLVAVAGCYPTASQLAIKPLVASDLLDIAQWPVINATSGVSGAGRKATMTNSFCEVSLQPYGVFNHRHQPEIAAHLGCDVIFTPHLGNFKRGILATITMKLKADVSGEQVAQAFNQAYQGKPAVRIKEGIPRLQDVQYTPFCDIGWQVQGEHVIVVSAIDNLLKGASSQAMQCLNIHYGFEPLTALV, from the coding sequence ATGTCAAAGCTTTTAAAAACAGCCATTGTAGGCGCAAGTGGTTACACAGGGGCAGAGTTAGCCCTGATGGTGCAAAAGCATCCAAACCTCACGCTATCAGGTTTGTATGTGTCCGCCAATAGCTTAGATGCCAATAAGCCCATTGCCCAGTTGCACGGCAAGCTGGCTGGCATCATTGACGCGCCGGTACTGCCACTAAAAGATGTCGATGCGGTCGCACAAAGCTGTGATGTGGTATTTCTCGCCACTGCCCACGAAGTCAGCCATGATTTAGCACCAGTGTTCCTAGAGCACGGCTGCCAAGTGTTTGATCTTTCCGGTGCATACCGCGTGAGAAGCCAAGCTTTCTATAGCGAATTCTATGGTTTTGAGCACCAGTTTGACCAACACCTTGAGAGTGCTGCCTATGGTTTGGCAGAGTGGAATGAAGAGGCTATCAAGCAATCGCAACTTGTCGCGGTTGCTGGCTGTTACCCAACCGCTTCCCAATTAGCCATCAAACCTTTAGTGGCGTCTGATTTGTTAGATATTGCTCAGTGGCCAGTGATTAATGCCACAAGCGGCGTGTCTGGGGCAGGTCGTAAGGCGACAATGACCAATAGCTTCTGTGAAGTGAGTCTGCAGCCCTACGGTGTCTTTAATCATCGCCATCAGCCAGAGATTGCTGCGCATTTGGGTTGTGATGTGATTTTTACTCCACACCTTGGCAACTTCAAACGTGGCATTCTCGCCACCATCACGATGAAGTTAAAAGCAGACGTGTCAGGTGAACAGGTAGCACAGGCATTTAACCAGGCTTACCAAGGAAAGCCTGCAGTACGCATTAAAGAAGGAATTCCACGCCTGCAAGACGTTCAGTACACGCCATTTTGTGACATTGGCTGGCAAGTTCAGGGGGAGCACGTCATCGTCGTTTCCGCGATTGATAACTTGCTCAAAGGCGCCTCTAGCCAAGCTATGCAGTGTTTGAATATTCATTACGGCTTTGAGCCATTGACCGCGTTAGTATAG
- the argB gene encoding acetylglutamate kinase, whose translation MTTPLVIKLGGAALSCGDTLQQLFNAIADYQQQAQRQIVIVHGGGYLVDDLMSQLKLETVKKEGLRVTPYDQIPIIAGALAGTANKLLQGQAIAAGLKTAGLSLADGGLCQVEELNPELGAVGKATPGDSGLLQAILNTQALPIISSIGLTNSGQLMNVNADQAAVAVAGALDADLVLLSDVSGVLDGKGHLLHSLDEQQAHALIEGKVITDGMIVKVEAALQAAQELGRSIEVASWRYPEQLKELFAGKNIGTQFLPH comes from the coding sequence ATGACGACACCATTAGTGATTAAACTGGGCGGCGCAGCACTCTCATGTGGCGATACGCTGCAGCAACTGTTTAATGCGATTGCCGACTATCAGCAGCAGGCGCAGCGTCAGATTGTCATCGTGCACGGTGGTGGTTATTTGGTCGATGACTTAATGAGTCAGCTCAAACTTGAAACAGTCAAGAAAGAGGGGCTTCGCGTCACACCTTACGATCAAATTCCTATTATTGCGGGTGCGTTAGCGGGTACAGCTAACAAATTGTTGCAGGGCCAAGCTATTGCAGCGGGTCTAAAAACAGCGGGGTTGAGTCTAGCGGATGGTGGTTTATGTCAAGTGGAAGAGTTGAACCCTGAGCTGGGCGCGGTGGGTAAAGCGACACCTGGCGACTCTGGATTACTGCAGGCGATTTTGAATACTCAAGCTCTGCCTATTATCAGCTCTATTGGCTTAACCAACTCAGGCCAGCTGATGAATGTCAATGCCGATCAAGCAGCGGTTGCGGTCGCAGGCGCACTTGATGCTGATTTGGTGTTGCTATCCGATGTGAGTGGCGTGCTCGATGGTAAAGGTCACCTTCTGCACTCCCTTGATGAACAGCAAGCTCATGCGCTTATTGAAGGCAAAGTCATTACAGATGGAATGATTGTTAAGGTAGAGGCGGCACTGCAAGCCGCTCAAGAGCTTGGTCGCTCTATTGAGGTTGCGAGCTGGCGCTATCCAGAACAATTGAAAGAATTATTTGCGGGCAAGAATATAGGTACCCAGTTCTTACCCCACTAA